A single genomic interval of Ischnura elegans chromosome 3, ioIscEleg1.1, whole genome shotgun sequence harbors:
- the LOC124156587 gene encoding synaptic vesicle glycoprotein 2C-like isoform X4 has product MRLEMRGRRDSDCAGAMEDTKRQFIPKGRDKSELGADFETAIGLTGVGKFNYFLMLICGSVFANAAIGIATISFVLPSAQCDFHLSSEDKGRLSASPNIGMLVGSCIWGLMADAKGRKWMMVSGLLLDAFCCFASSIAQSYWLFIVCRFFNGFGITAASTLVFAYMGEFLPSSKRDQMLCWLELFWSFGVVVLPALAWWVIPQTWSFVSAGGGFTFNSWRLFVAICGVPSILNACLLCTLPETPKFLMSKNKLDEAYVVFQKIHQYNKGKKTEYEVKALQPVDSNGVAPKGLDSLGMIEVPGKREEGAATSPAALKASSRRSRPARALANVASQTKALFTPPLLRSTLITFTVQIGLMSSYYTLILWFPDLFDRFERFETLYPNQTASICDVTARIAEQGGVDSLPCGADGEPIVPAKVFINALYVGIACIPTSIWLALCVDRLGKKFILVISLVTAGACTLGFNYVWTSTQNLILSCIFEAITGMTISALMCVVVELFPTNLRAFALALSLTIGRIGAITGNVAFGWLIDFNCVIPIVVGGVALIGSGLLCLAIPKVNQDQPM; this is encoded by the exons GTGTGGGCAAGTTCAACTACTTCCTGATGCTCATCTGCGGCTCGGTGTTCGCCAACGCCGCCATCGGCATCGCCACCATCTCGTTCGTGCTGCCCTCCGCGCAGTGCGACTTCCACCTGAGCTCCGAAGACAAGGGCCGGCTGAGCGCATCGCCCAACATAG GCATGCTGGTGGGCTCTTGCATTTGGGGCCTGATGGCCGACGCCAAGGGTCGCAAGTGGATGATGGTCTCCGGTCTCCTGTTGGATGCATTCTGTTGCTTTGCGTCAAGTATCGCGCAGTCCTATTGGCTCTTCATAGTCTGCAGATTCTTCAACGGATTTGG GATAACTGCAGCCTCCACGTTGGTGTTTGCCTACATGGGAGAATTCCTTCCGTCGTCAAAGCGAGACCAAATGCTCTGCTGGCTGGAGCTGTTTTGGTCCTTCGGAGTTGTCGTGCTGCCGG CTTTGGCGTGGTGGGTGATTCCGCAGACGTGGTCCTTCGTGTCCGCGGGCGGCGGCTTCACTTTCAACTCGTGGCGTCTGTTCGTGGCCATTTGCGGCGTGCCCAGTATCCTCAACGCTTGCCTCCTGTGCACGCTTCCCGAAACGCCGAAGTTCCTCATGTCTAAGAACAAGTTGGACGAGGCGTACGTGGTATTCCAAAAGATTCACCAGTACAATAAGGGAAAGAAGACAGAATATGAG GTGAAGGCCCTTCAGCCCGTGGATTCGAATGGTGTGGCCCCCAAAGGCCTGGACTCTCTCGGCATGATCGAGGTGCCGGGGAAGCGTGAAGAAGGAGCGGCCACCTCCCCAGCCGCGCTCAAGGCTTCCTCCCGCCGCAGCCGACCCGCCAGGGCCCTGGCCAACGTGGCCTCGCAGACCAAGGCCCTGTTCACGCCGCCCCTGCTCCGATCCACGCTCATCACATTCACCGTGCAGATCGGACTCATGTCCAG TTACTACACGCTCATCCTGTGGTTCCCCGATCTCTTTGACCGCTTCGAGCGGTTCGAAACTCTCTACCCGAACCAAACGGCGTCCATCTGCGACGTGACGGCGAGGATCGCGGAGCAGGGCGGCGTGGACTCGCTGCCGTGCGGCGCGGACGGCGAGCCCATTGTGCCAGCCAAGGTGTTCATCAATGCGCTCTACGTGGGCATCGCCTGCATCCCCACCAGCATCTGGCTCGCCCTCTGCGTCGACCGACTCGGAAAGAAATTCATCCTTG TGATCAGTTTGGTGACAGCTGGTGCTTGCACTTTAGGATTCAACTATGTTTGGACCTCCACGCAGAACTTGATCCTGTCATGCATTTTTGAAGCCATCACGGGAATGACCATAAGTGCCCTCATGTGTGTAGTTGTCGAACTGTTTCCCACCAACTTAAG AGCTTTTGCCTTGGCACTGTCGCTGACAATCGGAAGAATTGGCGCCATTACTGGAAATGTTGCATTCGGATGGCTCATCGATTTCAACTGTGTGATTCCAATTGTTGTTGGAGGAGTTGCTCTCATtg GAAGTGGTCTTCTGTGTTTAGCCATTCCAAAAGTGAACCAAGACCAACCAATGTGA
- the LOC124156587 gene encoding synaptic vesicle glycoprotein 2C-like isoform X6, with protein sequence MEDTKRQFIPKGRDKSELGADFETAIGLTGVGKFNYFLMLICGSVFANAAIGIATISFVLPSAQCDFHLSSEDKGRLSASPNIGMLVGSCIWGLMADAKGRKWMMVSGLLLDAFCCFASSIAQSYWLFIVCRFFNGFGITAASTLVFAYMGEFLPSSKRDQMLCWLELFWSFGVVVLPALAWWVIPQTWSFVSAGGGFTFNSWRLFVAICGVPSILNACLLCTLPETPKFLMSKNKLDEAYVVFQKIHQYNKGKKTEYEVKALQPVDSNGVAPKGLDSLGMIEVPGKREEGAATSPAALKASSRRSRPARALANVASQTKALFTPPLLRSTLITFTVQIGLMSSYYTLILWFPDLFDRFERFETLYPNQTASICDVTARIAEQGGVDSLPCGADGEPIVPAKVFINALYVGIACIPTSIWLALCVDRLGKKFILVISLVTAGACTLGFNYVWTSTQNLILSCIFEAITGMTISALMCVVVELFPTNLRAFALALSLTIGRIGAITGNVAFGWLIDFNCVIPIVVGGVALIGSGLLCLAIPKVNQDQPM encoded by the exons GTGTGGGCAAGTTCAACTACTTCCTGATGCTCATCTGCGGCTCGGTGTTCGCCAACGCCGCCATCGGCATCGCCACCATCTCGTTCGTGCTGCCCTCCGCGCAGTGCGACTTCCACCTGAGCTCCGAAGACAAGGGCCGGCTGAGCGCATCGCCCAACATAG GCATGCTGGTGGGCTCTTGCATTTGGGGCCTGATGGCCGACGCCAAGGGTCGCAAGTGGATGATGGTCTCCGGTCTCCTGTTGGATGCATTCTGTTGCTTTGCGTCAAGTATCGCGCAGTCCTATTGGCTCTTCATAGTCTGCAGATTCTTCAACGGATTTGG GATAACTGCAGCCTCCACGTTGGTGTTTGCCTACATGGGAGAATTCCTTCCGTCGTCAAAGCGAGACCAAATGCTCTGCTGGCTGGAGCTGTTTTGGTCCTTCGGAGTTGTCGTGCTGCCGG CTTTGGCGTGGTGGGTGATTCCGCAGACGTGGTCCTTCGTGTCCGCGGGCGGCGGCTTCACTTTCAACTCGTGGCGTCTGTTCGTGGCCATTTGCGGCGTGCCCAGTATCCTCAACGCTTGCCTCCTGTGCACGCTTCCCGAAACGCCGAAGTTCCTCATGTCTAAGAACAAGTTGGACGAGGCGTACGTGGTATTCCAAAAGATTCACCAGTACAATAAGGGAAAGAAGACAGAATATGAG GTGAAGGCCCTTCAGCCCGTGGATTCGAATGGTGTGGCCCCCAAAGGCCTGGACTCTCTCGGCATGATCGAGGTGCCGGGGAAGCGTGAAGAAGGAGCGGCCACCTCCCCAGCCGCGCTCAAGGCTTCCTCCCGCCGCAGCCGACCCGCCAGGGCCCTGGCCAACGTGGCCTCGCAGACCAAGGCCCTGTTCACGCCGCCCCTGCTCCGATCCACGCTCATCACATTCACCGTGCAGATCGGACTCATGTCCAG TTACTACACGCTCATCCTGTGGTTCCCCGATCTCTTTGACCGCTTCGAGCGGTTCGAAACTCTCTACCCGAACCAAACGGCGTCCATCTGCGACGTGACGGCGAGGATCGCGGAGCAGGGCGGCGTGGACTCGCTGCCGTGCGGCGCGGACGGCGAGCCCATTGTGCCAGCCAAGGTGTTCATCAATGCGCTCTACGTGGGCATCGCCTGCATCCCCACCAGCATCTGGCTCGCCCTCTGCGTCGACCGACTCGGAAAGAAATTCATCCTTG TGATCAGTTTGGTGACAGCTGGTGCTTGCACTTTAGGATTCAACTATGTTTGGACCTCCACGCAGAACTTGATCCTGTCATGCATTTTTGAAGCCATCACGGGAATGACCATAAGTGCCCTCATGTGTGTAGTTGTCGAACTGTTTCCCACCAACTTAAG AGCTTTTGCCTTGGCACTGTCGCTGACAATCGGAAGAATTGGCGCCATTACTGGAAATGTTGCATTCGGATGGCTCATCGATTTCAACTGTGTGATTCCAATTGTTGTTGGAGGAGTTGCTCTCATtg GAAGTGGTCTTCTGTGTTTAGCCATTCCAAAAGTGAACCAAGACCAACCAATGTGA
- the LOC124156587 gene encoding synaptic vesicle glycoprotein 2C-like isoform X3, protein MRLEMRGRRDSDCAGAMEDTKRQFIPKEGRDKSELGADFETAIGLTGVGKFNYFLMLICGSVFANAAIGIATISFVLPSAQCDFHLSSEDKGRLSASPNIGMLVGSCIWGLMADAKGRKWMMVSGLLLDAFCCFASSIAQSYWLFIVCRFFNGFGITAASTLVFAYMGEFLPSSKRDQMLCWLELFWSFGVVVLPALAWWVIPQTWSFVSAGGGFTFNSWRLFVAICGVPSILNACLLCTLPETPKFLMSKNKLDEAYVVFQKIHQYNKGKKTEYEVKALQPVDSNGVAPKGLDSLGMIEVPGKREEGAATSPAALKASSRRSRPARALANVASQTKALFTPPLLRSTLITFTVQIGLMSSYYTLILWFPDLFDRFERFETLYPNQTASICDVTARIAEQGGVDSLPCGADGEPIVPAKVFINALYVGIACIPTSIWLALCVDRLGKKFILVISLVTAGACTLGFNYVWTSTQNLILSCIFEAITGMTISALMCVVVELFPTNLRAFALALSLTIGRIGAITGNVAFGWLIDFNCVIPIVVGGVALIGSGLLCLAIPKVNQDQPM, encoded by the exons GTGTGGGCAAGTTCAACTACTTCCTGATGCTCATCTGCGGCTCGGTGTTCGCCAACGCCGCCATCGGCATCGCCACCATCTCGTTCGTGCTGCCCTCCGCGCAGTGCGACTTCCACCTGAGCTCCGAAGACAAGGGCCGGCTGAGCGCATCGCCCAACATAG GCATGCTGGTGGGCTCTTGCATTTGGGGCCTGATGGCCGACGCCAAGGGTCGCAAGTGGATGATGGTCTCCGGTCTCCTGTTGGATGCATTCTGTTGCTTTGCGTCAAGTATCGCGCAGTCCTATTGGCTCTTCATAGTCTGCAGATTCTTCAACGGATTTGG GATAACTGCAGCCTCCACGTTGGTGTTTGCCTACATGGGAGAATTCCTTCCGTCGTCAAAGCGAGACCAAATGCTCTGCTGGCTGGAGCTGTTTTGGTCCTTCGGAGTTGTCGTGCTGCCGG CTTTGGCGTGGTGGGTGATTCCGCAGACGTGGTCCTTCGTGTCCGCGGGCGGCGGCTTCACTTTCAACTCGTGGCGTCTGTTCGTGGCCATTTGCGGCGTGCCCAGTATCCTCAACGCTTGCCTCCTGTGCACGCTTCCCGAAACGCCGAAGTTCCTCATGTCTAAGAACAAGTTGGACGAGGCGTACGTGGTATTCCAAAAGATTCACCAGTACAATAAGGGAAAGAAGACAGAATATGAG GTGAAGGCCCTTCAGCCCGTGGATTCGAATGGTGTGGCCCCCAAAGGCCTGGACTCTCTCGGCATGATCGAGGTGCCGGGGAAGCGTGAAGAAGGAGCGGCCACCTCCCCAGCCGCGCTCAAGGCTTCCTCCCGCCGCAGCCGACCCGCCAGGGCCCTGGCCAACGTGGCCTCGCAGACCAAGGCCCTGTTCACGCCGCCCCTGCTCCGATCCACGCTCATCACATTCACCGTGCAGATCGGACTCATGTCCAG TTACTACACGCTCATCCTGTGGTTCCCCGATCTCTTTGACCGCTTCGAGCGGTTCGAAACTCTCTACCCGAACCAAACGGCGTCCATCTGCGACGTGACGGCGAGGATCGCGGAGCAGGGCGGCGTGGACTCGCTGCCGTGCGGCGCGGACGGCGAGCCCATTGTGCCAGCCAAGGTGTTCATCAATGCGCTCTACGTGGGCATCGCCTGCATCCCCACCAGCATCTGGCTCGCCCTCTGCGTCGACCGACTCGGAAAGAAATTCATCCTTG TGATCAGTTTGGTGACAGCTGGTGCTTGCACTTTAGGATTCAACTATGTTTGGACCTCCACGCAGAACTTGATCCTGTCATGCATTTTTGAAGCCATCACGGGAATGACCATAAGTGCCCTCATGTGTGTAGTTGTCGAACTGTTTCCCACCAACTTAAG AGCTTTTGCCTTGGCACTGTCGCTGACAATCGGAAGAATTGGCGCCATTACTGGAAATGTTGCATTCGGATGGCTCATCGATTTCAACTGTGTGATTCCAATTGTTGTTGGAGGAGTTGCTCTCATtg GAAGTGGTCTTCTGTGTTTAGCCATTCCAAAAGTGAACCAAGACCAACCAATGTGA
- the LOC124156587 gene encoding synaptic vesicle glycoprotein 2C-like isoform X1 produces the protein MAREKYYQNSGVKRNGAMEDTKRQFIPKEGRDKSELGADFETAIGLTGVGKFNYFLMLICGSVFANAAIGIATISFVLPSAQCDFHLSSEDKGRLSASPNIGMLVGSCIWGLMADAKGRKWMMVSGLLLDAFCCFASSIAQSYWLFIVCRFFNGFGITAASTLVFAYMGEFLPSSKRDQMLCWLELFWSFGVVVLPALAWWVIPQTWSFVSAGGGFTFNSWRLFVAICGVPSILNACLLCTLPETPKFLMSKNKLDEAYVVFQKIHQYNKGKKTEYEVKALQPVDSNGVAPKGLDSLGMIEVPGKREEGAATSPAALKASSRRSRPARALANVASQTKALFTPPLLRSTLITFTVQIGLMSSYYTLILWFPDLFDRFERFETLYPNQTASICDVTARIAEQGGVDSLPCGADGEPIVPAKVFINALYVGIACIPTSIWLALCVDRLGKKFILVISLVTAGACTLGFNYVWTSTQNLILSCIFEAITGMTISALMCVVVELFPTNLRAFALALSLTIGRIGAITGNVAFGWLIDFNCVIPIVVGGVALIGSGLLCLAIPKVNQDQPM, from the exons GTGTGGGCAAGTTCAACTACTTCCTGATGCTCATCTGCGGCTCGGTGTTCGCCAACGCCGCCATCGGCATCGCCACCATCTCGTTCGTGCTGCCCTCCGCGCAGTGCGACTTCCACCTGAGCTCCGAAGACAAGGGCCGGCTGAGCGCATCGCCCAACATAG GCATGCTGGTGGGCTCTTGCATTTGGGGCCTGATGGCCGACGCCAAGGGTCGCAAGTGGATGATGGTCTCCGGTCTCCTGTTGGATGCATTCTGTTGCTTTGCGTCAAGTATCGCGCAGTCCTATTGGCTCTTCATAGTCTGCAGATTCTTCAACGGATTTGG GATAACTGCAGCCTCCACGTTGGTGTTTGCCTACATGGGAGAATTCCTTCCGTCGTCAAAGCGAGACCAAATGCTCTGCTGGCTGGAGCTGTTTTGGTCCTTCGGAGTTGTCGTGCTGCCGG CTTTGGCGTGGTGGGTGATTCCGCAGACGTGGTCCTTCGTGTCCGCGGGCGGCGGCTTCACTTTCAACTCGTGGCGTCTGTTCGTGGCCATTTGCGGCGTGCCCAGTATCCTCAACGCTTGCCTCCTGTGCACGCTTCCCGAAACGCCGAAGTTCCTCATGTCTAAGAACAAGTTGGACGAGGCGTACGTGGTATTCCAAAAGATTCACCAGTACAATAAGGGAAAGAAGACAGAATATGAG GTGAAGGCCCTTCAGCCCGTGGATTCGAATGGTGTGGCCCCCAAAGGCCTGGACTCTCTCGGCATGATCGAGGTGCCGGGGAAGCGTGAAGAAGGAGCGGCCACCTCCCCAGCCGCGCTCAAGGCTTCCTCCCGCCGCAGCCGACCCGCCAGGGCCCTGGCCAACGTGGCCTCGCAGACCAAGGCCCTGTTCACGCCGCCCCTGCTCCGATCCACGCTCATCACATTCACCGTGCAGATCGGACTCATGTCCAG TTACTACACGCTCATCCTGTGGTTCCCCGATCTCTTTGACCGCTTCGAGCGGTTCGAAACTCTCTACCCGAACCAAACGGCGTCCATCTGCGACGTGACGGCGAGGATCGCGGAGCAGGGCGGCGTGGACTCGCTGCCGTGCGGCGCGGACGGCGAGCCCATTGTGCCAGCCAAGGTGTTCATCAATGCGCTCTACGTGGGCATCGCCTGCATCCCCACCAGCATCTGGCTCGCCCTCTGCGTCGACCGACTCGGAAAGAAATTCATCCTTG TGATCAGTTTGGTGACAGCTGGTGCTTGCACTTTAGGATTCAACTATGTTTGGACCTCCACGCAGAACTTGATCCTGTCATGCATTTTTGAAGCCATCACGGGAATGACCATAAGTGCCCTCATGTGTGTAGTTGTCGAACTGTTTCCCACCAACTTAAG AGCTTTTGCCTTGGCACTGTCGCTGACAATCGGAAGAATTGGCGCCATTACTGGAAATGTTGCATTCGGATGGCTCATCGATTTCAACTGTGTGATTCCAATTGTTGTTGGAGGAGTTGCTCTCATtg GAAGTGGTCTTCTGTGTTTAGCCATTCCAAAAGTGAACCAAGACCAACCAATGTGA
- the LOC124156587 gene encoding synaptic vesicle glycoprotein 2C-like isoform X2, whose protein sequence is MAREKYYQNSGVKRNGAMEDTKRQFIPKGRDKSELGADFETAIGLTGVGKFNYFLMLICGSVFANAAIGIATISFVLPSAQCDFHLSSEDKGRLSASPNIGMLVGSCIWGLMADAKGRKWMMVSGLLLDAFCCFASSIAQSYWLFIVCRFFNGFGITAASTLVFAYMGEFLPSSKRDQMLCWLELFWSFGVVVLPALAWWVIPQTWSFVSAGGGFTFNSWRLFVAICGVPSILNACLLCTLPETPKFLMSKNKLDEAYVVFQKIHQYNKGKKTEYEVKALQPVDSNGVAPKGLDSLGMIEVPGKREEGAATSPAALKASSRRSRPARALANVASQTKALFTPPLLRSTLITFTVQIGLMSSYYTLILWFPDLFDRFERFETLYPNQTASICDVTARIAEQGGVDSLPCGADGEPIVPAKVFINALYVGIACIPTSIWLALCVDRLGKKFILVISLVTAGACTLGFNYVWTSTQNLILSCIFEAITGMTISALMCVVVELFPTNLRAFALALSLTIGRIGAITGNVAFGWLIDFNCVIPIVVGGVALIGSGLLCLAIPKVNQDQPM, encoded by the exons GTGTGGGCAAGTTCAACTACTTCCTGATGCTCATCTGCGGCTCGGTGTTCGCCAACGCCGCCATCGGCATCGCCACCATCTCGTTCGTGCTGCCCTCCGCGCAGTGCGACTTCCACCTGAGCTCCGAAGACAAGGGCCGGCTGAGCGCATCGCCCAACATAG GCATGCTGGTGGGCTCTTGCATTTGGGGCCTGATGGCCGACGCCAAGGGTCGCAAGTGGATGATGGTCTCCGGTCTCCTGTTGGATGCATTCTGTTGCTTTGCGTCAAGTATCGCGCAGTCCTATTGGCTCTTCATAGTCTGCAGATTCTTCAACGGATTTGG GATAACTGCAGCCTCCACGTTGGTGTTTGCCTACATGGGAGAATTCCTTCCGTCGTCAAAGCGAGACCAAATGCTCTGCTGGCTGGAGCTGTTTTGGTCCTTCGGAGTTGTCGTGCTGCCGG CTTTGGCGTGGTGGGTGATTCCGCAGACGTGGTCCTTCGTGTCCGCGGGCGGCGGCTTCACTTTCAACTCGTGGCGTCTGTTCGTGGCCATTTGCGGCGTGCCCAGTATCCTCAACGCTTGCCTCCTGTGCACGCTTCCCGAAACGCCGAAGTTCCTCATGTCTAAGAACAAGTTGGACGAGGCGTACGTGGTATTCCAAAAGATTCACCAGTACAATAAGGGAAAGAAGACAGAATATGAG GTGAAGGCCCTTCAGCCCGTGGATTCGAATGGTGTGGCCCCCAAAGGCCTGGACTCTCTCGGCATGATCGAGGTGCCGGGGAAGCGTGAAGAAGGAGCGGCCACCTCCCCAGCCGCGCTCAAGGCTTCCTCCCGCCGCAGCCGACCCGCCAGGGCCCTGGCCAACGTGGCCTCGCAGACCAAGGCCCTGTTCACGCCGCCCCTGCTCCGATCCACGCTCATCACATTCACCGTGCAGATCGGACTCATGTCCAG TTACTACACGCTCATCCTGTGGTTCCCCGATCTCTTTGACCGCTTCGAGCGGTTCGAAACTCTCTACCCGAACCAAACGGCGTCCATCTGCGACGTGACGGCGAGGATCGCGGAGCAGGGCGGCGTGGACTCGCTGCCGTGCGGCGCGGACGGCGAGCCCATTGTGCCAGCCAAGGTGTTCATCAATGCGCTCTACGTGGGCATCGCCTGCATCCCCACCAGCATCTGGCTCGCCCTCTGCGTCGACCGACTCGGAAAGAAATTCATCCTTG TGATCAGTTTGGTGACAGCTGGTGCTTGCACTTTAGGATTCAACTATGTTTGGACCTCCACGCAGAACTTGATCCTGTCATGCATTTTTGAAGCCATCACGGGAATGACCATAAGTGCCCTCATGTGTGTAGTTGTCGAACTGTTTCCCACCAACTTAAG AGCTTTTGCCTTGGCACTGTCGCTGACAATCGGAAGAATTGGCGCCATTACTGGAAATGTTGCATTCGGATGGCTCATCGATTTCAACTGTGTGATTCCAATTGTTGTTGGAGGAGTTGCTCTCATtg GAAGTGGTCTTCTGTGTTTAGCCATTCCAAAAGTGAACCAAGACCAACCAATGTGA
- the LOC124156587 gene encoding synaptic vesicle glycoprotein 2C-like isoform X5 has translation MEDTKRQFIPKEGRDKSELGADFETAIGLTGVGKFNYFLMLICGSVFANAAIGIATISFVLPSAQCDFHLSSEDKGRLSASPNIGMLVGSCIWGLMADAKGRKWMMVSGLLLDAFCCFASSIAQSYWLFIVCRFFNGFGITAASTLVFAYMGEFLPSSKRDQMLCWLELFWSFGVVVLPALAWWVIPQTWSFVSAGGGFTFNSWRLFVAICGVPSILNACLLCTLPETPKFLMSKNKLDEAYVVFQKIHQYNKGKKTEYEVKALQPVDSNGVAPKGLDSLGMIEVPGKREEGAATSPAALKASSRRSRPARALANVASQTKALFTPPLLRSTLITFTVQIGLMSSYYTLILWFPDLFDRFERFETLYPNQTASICDVTARIAEQGGVDSLPCGADGEPIVPAKVFINALYVGIACIPTSIWLALCVDRLGKKFILVISLVTAGACTLGFNYVWTSTQNLILSCIFEAITGMTISALMCVVVELFPTNLRAFALALSLTIGRIGAITGNVAFGWLIDFNCVIPIVVGGVALIGSGLLCLAIPKVNQDQPM, from the exons GTGTGGGCAAGTTCAACTACTTCCTGATGCTCATCTGCGGCTCGGTGTTCGCCAACGCCGCCATCGGCATCGCCACCATCTCGTTCGTGCTGCCCTCCGCGCAGTGCGACTTCCACCTGAGCTCCGAAGACAAGGGCCGGCTGAGCGCATCGCCCAACATAG GCATGCTGGTGGGCTCTTGCATTTGGGGCCTGATGGCCGACGCCAAGGGTCGCAAGTGGATGATGGTCTCCGGTCTCCTGTTGGATGCATTCTGTTGCTTTGCGTCAAGTATCGCGCAGTCCTATTGGCTCTTCATAGTCTGCAGATTCTTCAACGGATTTGG GATAACTGCAGCCTCCACGTTGGTGTTTGCCTACATGGGAGAATTCCTTCCGTCGTCAAAGCGAGACCAAATGCTCTGCTGGCTGGAGCTGTTTTGGTCCTTCGGAGTTGTCGTGCTGCCGG CTTTGGCGTGGTGGGTGATTCCGCAGACGTGGTCCTTCGTGTCCGCGGGCGGCGGCTTCACTTTCAACTCGTGGCGTCTGTTCGTGGCCATTTGCGGCGTGCCCAGTATCCTCAACGCTTGCCTCCTGTGCACGCTTCCCGAAACGCCGAAGTTCCTCATGTCTAAGAACAAGTTGGACGAGGCGTACGTGGTATTCCAAAAGATTCACCAGTACAATAAGGGAAAGAAGACAGAATATGAG GTGAAGGCCCTTCAGCCCGTGGATTCGAATGGTGTGGCCCCCAAAGGCCTGGACTCTCTCGGCATGATCGAGGTGCCGGGGAAGCGTGAAGAAGGAGCGGCCACCTCCCCAGCCGCGCTCAAGGCTTCCTCCCGCCGCAGCCGACCCGCCAGGGCCCTGGCCAACGTGGCCTCGCAGACCAAGGCCCTGTTCACGCCGCCCCTGCTCCGATCCACGCTCATCACATTCACCGTGCAGATCGGACTCATGTCCAG TTACTACACGCTCATCCTGTGGTTCCCCGATCTCTTTGACCGCTTCGAGCGGTTCGAAACTCTCTACCCGAACCAAACGGCGTCCATCTGCGACGTGACGGCGAGGATCGCGGAGCAGGGCGGCGTGGACTCGCTGCCGTGCGGCGCGGACGGCGAGCCCATTGTGCCAGCCAAGGTGTTCATCAATGCGCTCTACGTGGGCATCGCCTGCATCCCCACCAGCATCTGGCTCGCCCTCTGCGTCGACCGACTCGGAAAGAAATTCATCCTTG TGATCAGTTTGGTGACAGCTGGTGCTTGCACTTTAGGATTCAACTATGTTTGGACCTCCACGCAGAACTTGATCCTGTCATGCATTTTTGAAGCCATCACGGGAATGACCATAAGTGCCCTCATGTGTGTAGTTGTCGAACTGTTTCCCACCAACTTAAG AGCTTTTGCCTTGGCACTGTCGCTGACAATCGGAAGAATTGGCGCCATTACTGGAAATGTTGCATTCGGATGGCTCATCGATTTCAACTGTGTGATTCCAATTGTTGTTGGAGGAGTTGCTCTCATtg GAAGTGGTCTTCTGTGTTTAGCCATTCCAAAAGTGAACCAAGACCAACCAATGTGA